A genomic window from Exiguobacterium acetylicum DSM 20416 includes:
- a CDS encoding segregation/condensation protein A → MESYSVKMDAFEGPLDLLLHLVGKLEIDIYDISVSMVTDQYVSYIRAMQHLELDVASEYLVMAATLLQLKSKQLLPIEQTEYDEIPDFEEEPTREGLIQQLIEYKAYKEAALVLKEKEEARLELFSKQPEDLMRYLDTDAQEYNGTLSLSDLLRAYEKMRQREAWKVRRSKTVKREERSLEQQMESVARYVATRERTTFFGFFAEQPTVEELVVSFLAVLELVKQRVIDCEQMTDDILLRSMVKEESQIGV, encoded by the coding sequence ATGGAATCATACAGTGTAAAGATGGATGCGTTTGAAGGCCCGCTGGACTTGCTGTTACACTTGGTTGGTAAATTAGAAATCGATATTTATGATATATCCGTTTCCATGGTGACGGATCAATATGTGTCCTATATCCGTGCGATGCAGCATCTTGAACTAGATGTTGCTAGTGAATATCTTGTCATGGCAGCGACGCTGTTGCAACTGAAAAGCAAACAACTCTTGCCGATCGAACAGACGGAATACGATGAGATTCCTGATTTCGAGGAAGAACCGACACGAGAAGGTCTGATTCAACAGTTGATCGAGTATAAAGCATATAAGGAAGCGGCACTCGTCCTGAAAGAAAAGGAAGAGGCACGCCTTGAGCTGTTCTCGAAACAACCAGAGGATTTGATGCGTTATCTCGACACGGATGCACAAGAGTATAATGGTACGTTATCTCTGAGTGATTTATTACGTGCCTATGAAAAAATGCGCCAACGTGAAGCTTGGAAGGTACGTCGTTCGAAGACGGTCAAACGAGAAGAACGTTCACTCGAGCAACAGATGGAGTCCGTTGCCCGGTACGTCGCGACCCGGGAGCGTACGACATTCTTCGGCTTTTTTGCGGAGCAACCGACGGTCGAAGAACTAGTCGTCAGTTTCCTCGCTGTTCTTGAGCTTGTCAAGCAACGGGTCATTGATTGTGAACAGATGACCGATGATATCCTATTGCGGAGCATGGTGAAGGAGGAGAGTCAGATTGGCGTATGA
- a CDS encoding DUF309 domain-containing protein, with product MNPIERFVFEFNIRHDYFECHEILEEVWQEGQRQDEALVGLIQLAVARYHHRRNNQSGAQRTYSKAFDKIERHRAALITSGIDVSRLLDHRDHFTDPVYRHIPLPVFSDVIRTVALEATAPDLDYVTHKHRLRDRTDVVTARQEALQNRRDRSI from the coding sequence ATGAATCCGATTGAACGATTCGTATTTGAATTCAACATCCGGCACGATTACTTCGAGTGCCATGAAATTTTAGAGGAAGTCTGGCAAGAAGGACAACGTCAGGACGAGGCGCTTGTCGGTCTGATCCAGCTGGCCGTCGCCCGCTATCATCATCGTCGCAATAACCAATCCGGTGCACAACGGACGTACAGTAAGGCATTCGATAAGATCGAACGCCACCGAGCAGCGCTTATCACGTCTGGTATCGATGTCTCACGCCTACTCGATCATCGCGATCACTTCACAGATCCGGTCTATCGACACATCCCGTTACCTGTCTTCTCGGACGTCATCCGAACCGTCGCACTTGAAGCGACAGCACCTGATCTCGATTATGTGACGCATAAACACCGTTTGCGCGATCGTACGGACGTCGTCACGGCACGACAAGAAGCGCTACAAAACCGAAGAGACCGGTCCATTTAA
- a CDS encoding GNAT family N-acetyltransferase: MLVKYKKLNERTAMGLIAFSCEVKDPKYLLETVQAYEQEEDQRLYLYKQDEDFVGVIGFQLMDGHAELKHIALSPSFRGERMSYLLLDEATKLLRTDITGATEETQRLVDKWKNQ; encoded by the coding sequence ATGCTAGTAAAATATAAGAAGTTGAATGAACGGACCGCGATGGGGCTGATCGCCTTTTCGTGCGAAGTGAAGGATCCGAAGTATTTGCTTGAAACGGTTCAAGCCTATGAACAGGAAGAAGACCAACGCTTGTATTTGTACAAACAAGATGAGGATTTCGTTGGTGTCATCGGGTTTCAATTAATGGATGGCCATGCTGAATTGAAACATATCGCCTTATCGCCGTCATTCCGGGGAGAACGGATGTCGTATCTCTTACTGGATGAAGCAACTAAGCTTCTTCGAACGGATATTACGGGTGCGACCGAAGAGACGCAACGCCTTGTCGACAAATGGAAAAATCAATAA
- the scpB gene encoding SMC-Scp complex subunit ScpB, which produces MAYEQIIESLLFVVGDDGIDPRGLSQALEISEAAAREQLLALQTTFEAEQRVLQIVESGGVFKMVTRKEMSPYIQAYAGSLAEDSLSRAAMETLVIIAYKQPVTRADIEVVRGVKTERVIHTLSAKGLIEEAGRAKGVGRAKLYKTTDHFLDHFGLNSIEELPPLEFEETFESDGDLFFRNDPSLEERVN; this is translated from the coding sequence TTGGCGTATGAACAAATCATTGAGAGCCTGTTATTCGTCGTCGGAGACGATGGGATCGATCCACGTGGTCTCAGTCAAGCGCTAGAGATCAGTGAAGCGGCAGCACGTGAACAGTTGCTGGCTCTTCAAACGACATTCGAAGCAGAGCAGCGTGTGCTCCAAATCGTGGAGTCGGGTGGTGTCTTTAAAATGGTGACACGAAAAGAAATGTCGCCGTATATTCAGGCATATGCCGGTTCGCTCGCAGAAGATTCCTTGTCTCGAGCAGCAATGGAGACACTCGTCATCATCGCATACAAACAACCTGTCACACGTGCTGACATCGAAGTCGTTCGTGGTGTGAAGACGGAGCGTGTCATCCATACGTTAAGTGCAAAAGGTTTAATTGAAGAGGCGGGACGCGCCAAAGGCGTCGGTCGCGCAAAATTGTATAAAACGACGGATCATTTCCTGGACCATTTTGGTCTAAACAGTATTGAAGAGTTACCGCCACTCGAGTTCGAAGAAACGTTCGAATCGGATGGAGATCTCTTCTTCCGGAATGATCCTTCATTAGAGGAGAGAGTGAATTAA